TTTGATTTTTAATTAAAAAAATAAAAGTATATATCAACGGTAAAAGTAATGATGACGCTGCAACTAAAGCAATTATCTGGTTCAACCTAATAAATGGTTTTTTTACAAGATCCTCTCCGCACAAGCCACAAATTAAATTTCCTTTTGAGGATTGTCTTTGAAATTGATATTTAGGATTGCAATATGGGCAATAATATCGAACCATTTTTAAATTTTATTTCTTTAATCATTATCTATAAAACTAGAATAAAGTCATCTTAAAAAAAAGAGGGCTTATTTAAGCCCTCTTTTATCTCTTACTTATATTTTTTACTGAAGTTAATAACGCACCTAAATCATGGATCCTTGTTGCTAACTTCTATTAAGCTAATGCTCACCAAAATTAACTAATTGTCTTTAACTGGGGCAAAAACTCTAGAATTAAGCTTGTTTCTTAAAGGGCACCTAAACGATGCAGAAGAAGGAAGCTTAGACATTAATAAAAAATAATTGGAGCAGTTAATTAAATTAGTTCGGTTTATTCCGAAATTTCAGGCAGGCTATCGATCATTTTGAAAGACCCCCTAGAACTCAACAATATAAAATTAGGAAAATATTTCTCTAATGACAATCCGTTTTTATACGCATTGCTTTTTAATTAAAAATGTCCGAGAGTAGTAATCAATCGTGCTAATTTTTTGAGATATTTTTAGTAAGTTTTGCTTATTTCTTTTGATATTTAATTCGTCTATCTTAATTTTAAATAATCGAGGAACTCTTTTATGAATCATTCGAAAGAAGTTATTAAAGCTGATCAATCTAATCCTATAGACGAATATTTTCAATGTCTCTCATATTGCGATATTCACCCAAAAGGTATAGATAATGACTGTGAAGTCATCTGTATGGAAAGACATTTAAAAGCTAACTATTGGTAGTTTGAATTATTTTATTTTCCTGCTTAAATTCCTTCAAAAAGAATTAGTACGAACTTTAAATTTCCAAACATTTACTACACCTTTTGCGTTAACTGCAGCTAGTGCACAATCATCAGGTCTCCACGAAAGTGCACCCACTAAATCGCCTGCGAATGCAGCCCCAACTGGGTCACCATTACCGTCTTTTTTTAGAAAACTTGCGACAACAGAACCATCTCTAGATCCGGAAGCTACAAGCATGCCTTTATTTGAAAAGGCTAGGCTAGAAATAGGTTCGGTATGGTGCCATAGCTCTCCCGGCATAGTCCCCTCGGGAC
The Prochlorococcus marinus CUG1433 genome window above contains:
- a CDS encoding DNA gyrase → MVRYYCPYCNPKYQFQRQSSKGNLICGLCGEDLVKKPFIRLNQIIALVAASSLLLPLIYTFIFLIKNQINPPNKNYQANVTLMIIIKETFSKKI